A window of Conger conger chromosome 13, fConCon1.1, whole genome shotgun sequence contains these coding sequences:
- the LOC133108430 gene encoding C-type lectin domain family 10 member A-like isoform X2, with amino-acid sequence MDCAGERKVFRNSPNLSSLSVDQAKQLDSAVSLEELKEAVACRKKVTQGEDVTNIDVKTNCTSLHTVSLCGPSETEKRGQSSHPYRLAAVCLGLLCALLLTATIVLGVLYMCAGEEGALRQNDTIEEGVAEQLRANCSIHTDDNGQQQENYNKMAEEKSLIQKNYNKMAEQKDKLQKNYDKMAEDKAQLQKRNKVLTEVNAQLQKNCSTVWTDYNTLDNDKRQLVTDYNVLAKEKIQRERDYSALETECQTLTREKKRVEEERKTLQQLLEEERDMFQRWNRTFMVVLENMKHKEQLQRDFDAVLAKSPFLDQYCPLSLQKRVCKPCPQGWEQFYSKCYYFSTERKSWMEGRSDCIKQGADLVVIKSEEEQEFITKYTRDYNWIGLSDSETEGTWLWVDGSPLQRGFWRNGQPDDHFWFDSRTQYQDADCVVTVPGESAWMDTHCYSYRRFICETDALLL; translated from the exons ATGGATTGCGCTGGGGAAAGAAAAGTTTTCCGTAATTCACCGAATTTGTCATCTCTTTCAGTCGATCAAGCGAAGCAGCTGGATTCCGCAGTGTCTCTAGAGGAACTGAAGGAAGCTGTGGCTTGCAGAAAGAAAG taACTCAGGGTGAAGATGTGACCAATATTGACGTGAAAACCAACTGTACCTCCCTCCACACTGTCTCCCTGTGTGGCCCATCAG agacagagaaacggGGACAAAGctcccacccctacaggctggctgcagtgtgtctggggctgctgtgtgctctcttaTTGACTGCCACAATAGTCCTGGGTGTCCTCT ACATGTGTGCCGGTGAAGAGGGTGCCCTTCGTCAGAACGATACAATAGAGGAAGGGGTTGCGGAACAGCTCAGGGCCAACTGCAGCATTCACACTGACGACAATGGACAGCAGCAGGAGAACTACAACAAAATGGCCGAGGAGAAAAGCCTGATACAAAAGAACTACAACAAAATGGCCGAGCAGAAGGACAAGCTGCAGAAGAACTACGACAAAATGGCCGAGGACAAGGCTCAGCTGCAGAAAAGAAACAAGGTGCTGACCGAAGTCAATGCTCAGCTGCAGAAAAACTGTAGCACAGTATGGACAGACTACAATACCCTGGACAATGATAAGAGACAACTGGTTACGGACTACAACGTCCTGGCAAAAGAgaagatacagagagagagggactacAGCGCCTTAGAGACAGAATGCCAAACTCTGACCAGAGAGAAGAAAAGGGTTGAGGAGGAAAGGAAGACACTGCAGCAACTACTGGAAGAAGAGAGGGACATGTTTCAGCGATGGAACCGTACCTTTATGGTTGTGTTGGAGAACATGAAACACAAGGAGCAGCTACAGAGGGACTTTGATGCCGTGTTGGCGAAATCCCCCTTCCTGGATCAGTACTGTCCCCTCAGCTTACAGA agagagtgtgcaagCCCTGTCCACAGGGCTGGGAGCAGTTCTACTCCAAGTGTTACTACTTCTCCACGGAGAGGAAGAGCTGGATGGAGGGTCGCAGTGACTGCATTAAGCAGGGAGCTGACCTGGTGGTAATAAAGAGTGAAGAGGAGCAG gagTTCATCACCAAATACACACGAGATTATAACTGGATTGGACTGAGTGACTCAGAAACAGAGGGCACCTGGCTCTGGGTGGATGGAAGCCCCCTGCAGAGAGG GTTCTGGAGGAACGGACAGCCGGACGACCATTTCTGGTTTGACAGTCGCACGCAGTACCAGGATGCAGACTGTGTGGTGACTGTGCCCGGTGAGAGTGCATGGATGGACACGCACTGCTACTCGTACCGCAGGTTCATCTGCGAGACTGACGCTCTGCTGCTTTAA
- the LOC133108430 gene encoding C-type lectin domain family 10 member A-like isoform X1, with protein MDCAGERKVFRNSPNLSSLSVDQAKQLDSAVSLEELKEAVACRKKGRPLTQGEDVTNIDVKTNCTSLHTVSLCGPSETEKRGQSSHPYRLAAVCLGLLCALLLTATIVLGVLYMCAGEEGALRQNDTIEEGVAEQLRANCSIHTDDNGQQQENYNKMAEEKSLIQKNYNKMAEQKDKLQKNYDKMAEDKAQLQKRNKVLTEVNAQLQKNCSTVWTDYNTLDNDKRQLVTDYNVLAKEKIQRERDYSALETECQTLTREKKRVEEERKTLQQLLEEERDMFQRWNRTFMVVLENMKHKEQLQRDFDAVLAKSPFLDQYCPLSLQKRVCKPCPQGWEQFYSKCYYFSTERKSWMEGRSDCIKQGADLVVIKSEEEQEFITKYTRDYNWIGLSDSETEGTWLWVDGSPLQRGFWRNGQPDDHFWFDSRTQYQDADCVVTVPGESAWMDTHCYSYRRFICETDALLL; from the exons ATGGATTGCGCTGGGGAAAGAAAAGTTTTCCGTAATTCACCGAATTTGTCATCTCTTTCAGTCGATCAAGCGAAGCAGCTGGATTCCGCAGTGTCTCTAGAGGAACTGAAGGAAGCTGTGGCTTGCAGAAAGAAAGGTAGACCAT taACTCAGGGTGAAGATGTGACCAATATTGACGTGAAAACCAACTGTACCTCCCTCCACACTGTCTCCCTGTGTGGCCCATCAG agacagagaaacggGGACAAAGctcccacccctacaggctggctgcagtgtgtctggggctgctgtgtgctctcttaTTGACTGCCACAATAGTCCTGGGTGTCCTCT ACATGTGTGCCGGTGAAGAGGGTGCCCTTCGTCAGAACGATACAATAGAGGAAGGGGTTGCGGAACAGCTCAGGGCCAACTGCAGCATTCACACTGACGACAATGGACAGCAGCAGGAGAACTACAACAAAATGGCCGAGGAGAAAAGCCTGATACAAAAGAACTACAACAAAATGGCCGAGCAGAAGGACAAGCTGCAGAAGAACTACGACAAAATGGCCGAGGACAAGGCTCAGCTGCAGAAAAGAAACAAGGTGCTGACCGAAGTCAATGCTCAGCTGCAGAAAAACTGTAGCACAGTATGGACAGACTACAATACCCTGGACAATGATAAGAGACAACTGGTTACGGACTACAACGTCCTGGCAAAAGAgaagatacagagagagagggactacAGCGCCTTAGAGACAGAATGCCAAACTCTGACCAGAGAGAAGAAAAGGGTTGAGGAGGAAAGGAAGACACTGCAGCAACTACTGGAAGAAGAGAGGGACATGTTTCAGCGATGGAACCGTACCTTTATGGTTGTGTTGGAGAACATGAAACACAAGGAGCAGCTACAGAGGGACTTTGATGCCGTGTTGGCGAAATCCCCCTTCCTGGATCAGTACTGTCCCCTCAGCTTACAGA agagagtgtgcaagCCCTGTCCACAGGGCTGGGAGCAGTTCTACTCCAAGTGTTACTACTTCTCCACGGAGAGGAAGAGCTGGATGGAGGGTCGCAGTGACTGCATTAAGCAGGGAGCTGACCTGGTGGTAATAAAGAGTGAAGAGGAGCAG gagTTCATCACCAAATACACACGAGATTATAACTGGATTGGACTGAGTGACTCAGAAACAGAGGGCACCTGGCTCTGGGTGGATGGAAGCCCCCTGCAGAGAGG GTTCTGGAGGAACGGACAGCCGGACGACCATTTCTGGTTTGACAGTCGCACGCAGTACCAGGATGCAGACTGTGTGGTGACTGTGCCCGGTGAGAGTGCATGGATGGACACGCACTGCTACTCGTACCGCAGGTTCATCTGCGAGACTGACGCTCTGCTGCTTTAA
- the LOC133108430 gene encoding asialoglycoprotein receptor 1-like isoform X4, with translation MGKKCELSDHGMIVGARVVSETADLPGSQKLLIYWDLQGSKNDMCAGEEGALRQNDTIEEGVAEQLRANCSIHTDDNGQQQENYNKMAEEKSLIQKNYNKMAEQKDKLQKNYDKMAEDKAQLQKRNKVLTEVNAQLQKNCSTVWTDYNTLDNDKRQLVTDYNVLAKEKIQRERDYSALETECQTLTREKKRVEEERKTLQQLLEEERDMFQRWNRTFMVVLENMKHKEQLQRDFDAVLAKSPFLDQYCPLSLQKRVCKPCPQGWEQFYSKCYYFSTERKSWMEGRSDCIKQGADLVVIKSEEEQEFITKYTRDYNWIGLSDSETEGTWLWVDGSPLQRGFWRNGQPDDHFWFDSRTQYQDADCVVTVPGESAWMDTHCYSYRRFICETDALLL, from the exons atggggaagaaatgtgagctaagtgaccatggaatgattgttggtgccagggtggtttcagaaactgctgatctcccgggatctcagaaactgcttatctacTGGGATCTACAGGGATctaagaatg ACATGTGTGCCGGTGAAGAGGGTGCCCTTCGTCAGAACGATACAATAGAGGAAGGGGTTGCGGAACAGCTCAGGGCCAACTGCAGCATTCACACTGACGACAATGGACAGCAGCAGGAGAACTACAACAAAATGGCCGAGGAGAAAAGCCTGATACAAAAGAACTACAACAAAATGGCCGAGCAGAAGGACAAGCTGCAGAAGAACTACGACAAAATGGCCGAGGACAAGGCTCAGCTGCAGAAAAGAAACAAGGTGCTGACCGAAGTCAATGCTCAGCTGCAGAAAAACTGTAGCACAGTATGGACAGACTACAATACCCTGGACAATGATAAGAGACAACTGGTTACGGACTACAACGTCCTGGCAAAAGAgaagatacagagagagagggactacAGCGCCTTAGAGACAGAATGCCAAACTCTGACCAGAGAGAAGAAAAGGGTTGAGGAGGAAAGGAAGACACTGCAGCAACTACTGGAAGAAGAGAGGGACATGTTTCAGCGATGGAACCGTACCTTTATGGTTGTGTTGGAGAACATGAAACACAAGGAGCAGCTACAGAGGGACTTTGATGCCGTGTTGGCGAAATCCCCCTTCCTGGATCAGTACTGTCCCCTCAGCTTACAGA agagagtgtgcaagCCCTGTCCACAGGGCTGGGAGCAGTTCTACTCCAAGTGTTACTACTTCTCCACGGAGAGGAAGAGCTGGATGGAGGGTCGCAGTGACTGCATTAAGCAGGGAGCTGACCTGGTGGTAATAAAGAGTGAAGAGGAGCAG gagTTCATCACCAAATACACACGAGATTATAACTGGATTGGACTGAGTGACTCAGAAACAGAGGGCACCTGGCTCTGGGTGGATGGAAGCCCCCTGCAGAGAGG GTTCTGGAGGAACGGACAGCCGGACGACCATTTCTGGTTTGACAGTCGCACGCAGTACCAGGATGCAGACTGTGTGGTGACTGTGCCCGGTGAGAGTGCATGGATGGACACGCACTGCTACTCGTACCGCAGGTTCATCTGCGAGACTGACGCTCTGCTGCTTTAA